The following coding sequences lie in one Spinacia oleracea cultivar Varoflay chromosome 1, BTI_SOV_V1, whole genome shotgun sequence genomic window:
- the LOC110804438 gene encoding eukaryotic initiation factor 4A-9-like: MAGVAPEGSQYDARQYDSKMSELLSEEGSDFFTSYDEVYESFDKMGLVENLLRGIYAYGFEKPSAIQQRGIVPFCKGLDVIQQAQSGTGKVFPYQNSSELIKE, translated from the exons ATGGCAGGAGTTGCACCTGAAGGTTCCCAGTATGATGCTCGCCAGTATGACAGCAAAATGAGTGAATT GCTTTCTGAGGAAGGAAGTGATTTCTTCACTTCATATGACGAGGTTTATGAAAGCTTCGATAAAATGGGTTTGGTAGAGAATCTTCTTAGAGGAATCTATGCTTATG GTTTCGAGAAACCTTCTGCTATTCAACAGAGGGGAATAGTCCCATTCTGCAAGGGTCTTGATGTTATTCAGCAAGCCCAGTCTGGTACAGGAAAAGTTTTTCCATATCAGAACTCGTCTGAACTTATAAAAGAATAA
- the LOC130464438 gene encoding uncharacterized protein produces the protein MDIVGPFTTASGGRKFLIVAVDYFSKWIVADLVMKITANQVRKFIWKNIIKRFRKLREILFDHGVQFDCAPIRAFLAEYRIKFAYSSVCHPQSNGQAEATNKHILTALKKKLGGFKGKWAETVPKALARFPARSQATSRNQVSNIINRISRAYNKRVKHRKLEVGDYSAPSRRSNRKSTKTRQAYSKLGRVVQDMGGSHSRILQANANGWNTTKKLMER, from the exons ATGGATATCGTAGGACCCTTCACAACGGCCTCCGGTGGCAGGAAGTTCTTAATTGTCGCAGTAGATTACTTTTCGAAATGGATAGTGGCCGATCTGGTAATGAAGATAACGGCCAACCAAGTACGGAAGTTTATCTGGAAGAATATAATAAAAAGGTTCCGAAAACTGAGAGAAATATTATTCGATCACGGAGTCCAATTTGACTGCGCACCGATCCGGGCTTTCCTCGCAGAATACCGAATCAAATTCGCCTACTCCTCAGTCTGCCATCCCCAAAGCAACGGCCAGGCAGAAGCCACCAACAAACATATACTCACGGCGCTAAAGAAAAAGTTGGGCGGATTCAAAGGAAAATGGGCAGAAACAGTGCCAAAG GCACTAGCTAGATTTCCTGCCCGAAGTCAGGCTACAAGCAGAAATCAGGTCAGCAACATAATAAATAGGATAAGCAGAGCTTATAACAAACGTGTGAAGCACCGGAAACTGGAGGTAGGCGATTATAGTGCTCCGTCCCGCCGAAGCAACCGGAAAAGCACAAAAACAAGGCAAGCTTACAGCAAACTGGGAAGGGTCGTACAAGATATGGGAGGAAGTCATAGCCGGATCCTACAGGCTAATGCAAATGGATGGAACACCACTAAAAAGCTCATGGAACGCTAA